The following nucleotide sequence is from Cucumis melo cultivar AY chromosome 1, USDA_Cmelo_AY_1.0, whole genome shotgun sequence.
tacatgttttttttatatcataGTATGAAAATAATTGATAAAATTGAAACAATCATAAAACAATATTTGTTCGTATGGTTAGGTAAAGCCTCACTATATTGTGTCTTAAAAGTATAATTTTGGGCTATATTAGAAACAATATAGTGGGTGGGTGTGGATGCCTGAGAAATCTTTGCTTTAAAATGTGtttaattttaacttatagttagTATCGATTAAAATTGactaataataatgatatttatcatgaaaaaaattaaaatacccgaatatgttatttaaattttaaaatgctaataaataatttttttaagaaattatcGATAAATAAATATAGTATCAAgtaatttaagattttttaaaaGTGTAGACGATGAgacatttaaaattaattataagaaCTGAAACTGAAGAAACTTGTAAATACAACAATCGAAATGgtattttaaccattttaaagATTCTCTTAATGTATGTACACACTACTCATTTAACCAATGTATTTGTAAAACGATTCTATTAGTTGCTTAGTTATGCCAATTGCCAACAATAAGGGTGTGGAGTATCAAGTaccaaaaatgatttttttttttttaataatttgtaTTGGAGGGATTGTCTAATACAAGACCCAAAGCCTACAAACAAGTCCAAACCCAAAATGAATCGGAAAAGACATGAAAGTGTAAATCCAAAAAGAGAATTGTTAGTGCCTCAAGATTTCAAATGAGAGGTTAGATTGACAACCTAAAACCTCAAGCAACGAAAATGTCTGTAACACCACTATCGTCATATGGTGAATTCTTATGTGTGTTAGTCCAAACAAGATTGAAACTAGACTAGAAAACGATTCAAAAGTCAAGGCCACGTTAAAGACCCAATCAAACACCCAAACGCCAACCATCGCAATGTTTGATGACAACCAATAAAAAACATGTATATACTTTTAATAATCAATTTAAAGgtaatagtttattttttttaactattgttttataaaaatttaaaaggaaaaaagaaaataaaagaaaaaggtgaTTCTAATCACTTTTGGGAGAAAAAACTTCAAAATCCACATTTATTGAAAGACTCCCAAATTGCTTtcaaatttaaagtttttctttcttctcctctaGTTTGACTCCGATGGTAATTTGACATTTGTAGAATCACTTTTCGCAAGGAAAAGTtgtatctattttttttttttaaaaaaagaaagatgtaAGGACTAACGATTGAATGCATATACGTGCATGGTTCAATACAGAACAATGATACAAAGCACAATTCTAATTATAACAAGGAATTCCCATATCCTACGATCCCTCCAAACCATAAATGGTATATTGCTATTGTAGAAGAATACTTCTAGAGAGAAGAATGCCATACTCTAATTTACACtaaaaatattatttcaatcgagtcctcttcaagttCAATTTGTGCTTTCCAATCCAACTTCATTCTTCACACTATCATGCTGACATAAATTGTAAAAACTAGACAAGTATGCCACAGCTTCGGCGTTATTGTCACAGACCTTCCAAAGCGAATCAACCTCTCCCTTTGCCAAGGTACCCCAGTTTTCACAATTGTTAAAAAATTCGAGCAACTTCGAGTAAAAAGAGTCGTAGTTCATCAATAGGAATGGAACTGGAAATTCTGACCCTATTCTCCTAAGCTGAATCAAAGCCAGAATCTCAAACACCTCATCGAAAGTACCAATGCCGCCAGGGAGAGTAACAAAAGCAGTCCTATCAGAACTACAGCTTCTAACTGCAGCATCGACAAGCCCGTGCTTTCTTGCAGAGAAGAACCTGCATAAAATCAAGCATTTCAAGCAGCATTGTTCGCTATGTACTATGACTATCAGATAACTAATGGGATATATCTCTATCACCTGCAAGTAAAATAAGTTTCTGTAGGTAAATATGGATGAATCTTTGAGGATGTCCATTCACCAGATTCTCTACCGATTTTGAATCCGCCTACGGGGTTTCCTGCCTGTAAAGCACCTTTTGTAACCGCATCCATAAGACCCGGACCAACACCTGACCAAGTAGTGCAATCCAAAAGTTCTGAAATCTGCATAGCATGGATCCAGAAATACTAATACAGTCAAAGATTACGTATGCAACTAACTCGGATATTCTATTCCTCAACGTTCACCTTAACTTGAAAGGATTCAACTTTGGTATTGATCGGTTTATGTTTTCTTCTAAAATTAAAGATAAAGACGGTAAATGGGTTACCTCTCTACTCAATTCGAAAGCTTGCTTGTAATGAGGATGATCAGGCCCCATTCTTGAAGATCCAAGATAAACAACTCCTTTCCCTAGTCTGTTTATTAATTCATAGCACTTTGATATCTCCGTTCTGACCTTAAATACAACAGAAGACAATAGATAAACAACTATTAGGCTAGGTAAAACAATATCCTAGACCTCaataaggaaagaaaaaaatcaacaGCTTACTGTTCACTCAAGGATTGtattacaaagaaaaaataaaatcaagaaAACAACTCACTGTTCACTCTCATAGTTAGCTGCAAGTTAAATTAAGTATGAGAGTAATATCCTCCCAAAATCAAGTTAGAAAGTTTGAAAAGCCAAATAGTCACAAAAGGGCACAAGACGATAACAATACCCAAACCAAGAATGCTCGAACCCAGCCATAATAAATACTCAACATAAACTGGCACCTACATAATTAGTCTCTCTTATACCAAGCCATTGGAACAATTAAAACATAAACGAAATAACAAATCTCTAAACAACAGCAGCTCGATTACAAGAGGGGTACTATTTTCATCCCTGTTCAAGTTTACAGTCCAAAGTGATGGAATAAACAAGTTATTGTTAAAATTAAAAGATGTTTTGACCTTTAAAGATTAAATCTAAAGATAATAGACTTCATTAAGAAAGGTAGAATCAAATATAAACTGTCGTATTTCACTAGTAAAGCATAAAAGAGAAAAGTACAAATGACATATTCAAGATGCACAACTGACGCCTGCCACCACACAGGAAAAAGGAAACAGTGAACTGACTGACATCCCTAGCAAGAAATATACAATCTCTTTATGCAGTGAGCAACTAACTTTGACCTATGAGTCATGAACatatcaagaaaaaagaaaacatgacCAATGGGAACTTCCTATTCGAGTTCAGGAAATCCTTATCCCAGTATGTGAATTATGGTTATTTCTCCGTGTTCTCTCTCGTGATCGAGTTAGATCCTCTCTTGGTCTTTCACCAAAGACAGGAGATCGGTTGAATCATTAAGTAGCAATAGATCAATTGATTTCCTTTTCTACAAGGAACAAGCAAAAAAGGCGAGACACATTGGTATAGTCAAATTAAGGTAGAACCAATTTGATACTGAACTCTTAGATTTGAGATTTTAACTAAGACCGCTCCAAATCTAAGAATGCTCCATTGTACTCCAGAATCAAAGAAATGGGGAAATGAAAATAACAACACAATGACAGCCTAGCAGAAAAGGCTAAAATATGTTAATACTCTTAACATTATTTCAGTTCCATAACTTCAAAAACCCAACAAATCCCACGTACTGAAATAGACAATAACTGTAATTTCTTCTGAATCCCATGGATCTGGACACTTTGTCCTCATTGTTATATTTACTAGAAATAGACATTTCTAATTCACGTATCATAGAATAAAAAGTAAATCGAAGTAACCATGAGGTTTCAGAAGAAACAAATACAAGATTCAAAAAGATGGGGGAAAGTGAAAGCACCTCGATGGGACTTGTCCTCTCTTCAAACTCAATCGCTTCATGCTTACTAAGTAGAGCTCTCGCAGGGTTACAGCCAGGTTTGGAGAACTTGAACAccatcttcttctctttttcatgGAACAATTGTAACTTCACAGTCTTCTGGTGAGAGTTTCGGATCAAAATTTCACATCCATAAGAACCCATCATGGAGAAACTCATCGTGGAACAGTACGATTGTTCTGAGGATTCGATTCTtgggattttttaaaaatacaaattcGTGGAAATGTTCAGAGTTGTATGGAAGAAACAGATGAAGAAAGAGTTGACAAATTGGAATTTGAAGTTCGAAGGTTTTAACCTTAGGGGGTGTGAGAATGAGGAATGAAAAATCCAATTTGATCGTGAATTTCGGATTTTGGCTGGCCGCCCAGAGCTTCGAAGTTTCCGAGGTGAAGCTCCGAGCAGAAATGTGTGGTGGAGTTGAAATTTTGGTATACAAACGAGGGTATTTTGGCCTTTGTACCTCGTATATATGAAAGATGAAATCATttccaaaaattaaaaacaaaaatggtTTGATTTTTGGCCACGTTTGTTCGAAACGAAAATGAGTGTAGTTGAAGTAAGTTTCCATTGAAACCGGCTATAGTGCATTTCATACAAATTTTCTCCCTTTAACCTAAATGATAAAGATGTAAATGTATTTTAGTAACTGTAATAATATTTGTAATGATAACAGTAATGGTATTGGCTAGTTTGACTCACTTAATCTTCAAATGCAATCGAGTTGATTACATTCCCCTCGCTAATTagtttaacaatttttttagtATAGGTTTGGAAGTGTACCAGGCTACACACAGGCAAACAACAACATATATAATCAAATATGattcatttttcaaattatcattgatttattatattttacttGTAATAAACGTGGacttagtttaattttatttatgagCAATACTTGGGTGCATCCCAAGATTCACTCATTTTTACGCAtctcaataaaaataaattaaaatatttcaagAAATA
It contains:
- the LOC103501221 gene encoding uncharacterized protein LOC103501221 isoform X1, with translation MSFSMMGSYGCEILIRNSHQKTVKLQLFHEKEKKMVFKFSKPGCNPARALLSKHEAIEFEERTSPIEVRTEISKCYELINRLGKGVVYLGSSRMGPDHPHYKQAFELSREISELLDCTTWSGVGPGLMDAVTKGALQAGNPVGGFKIGRESGEWTSSKIHPYLPTETYFTCRFFSARKHGLVDAAVRSCSSDRTAFVTLPGGIGTFDEVFEILALIQLRRIGSEFPVPFLLMNYDSFYSKLLEFFNNCENWGTLAKGEVDSLWKVCDNNAEAVAYLSSFYNLCQHDSVKNEVGLESTN
- the LOC103501221 gene encoding uncharacterized protein LOC103501221 isoform X2; its protein translation is MKKRRRWCSSSPNLAVTLRELYLVSMKRLSLKRGQVPSRTEISKCYELINRLGKGVVYLGSSRMGPDHPHYKQAFELSREISELLDCTTWSGVGPGLMDAVTKGALQAGNPVGGFKIGRESGEWTSSKIHPYLPTETYFTCRFFSARKHGLVDAAVRSCSSDRTAFVTLPGGIGTFDEVFEILALIQLRRIGSEFPVPFLLMNYDSFYSKLLEFFNNCENWGTLAKGEVDSLWKVCDNNAEAVAYLSSFYNLCQHDSVKNEVGLESTN